From the Streptomyces syringium genome, one window contains:
- a CDS encoding DEAD/DEAH box helicase — protein sequence MTLIDQMPSNADPDALFEAFSTWAEERGISLYPAQEEALIEVVSGANVILSTPTGSGKSLVAAGAHFTALANDQVTFYTAPIKALVSEKFFDLCKLFGTENVGMLTGDASVNADAPVICCTAEVLASIALRDGKDADIGQVVMDEFHFYAEPDRGWAWQIPLLELPQAQFILMSATLGDVSRFEEDLTRRTGRPTSVVRSATRPVPLSYAYRTTPLTETLTELLQTRQAPVYIVHFTQAAAVERAQALMSINMCSREEKDEIAKLIGNFRFTTKFGRNLSRYVRHGIGVHHAGMLPKYRRLVERLAQAGLLKVICGTDTLGVGVNVPIRTVLFTALTKYDGQRVRTLRAREFHQIAGRAGRAGFDTAGFVVAQAPEHVVENEKALAKAGDDPKKRRKVVRKKAPEGFVNWGENTFEKLIVSEPEQLTSRFRVTHTMLLSVIARPGNAFEAMRRLLEDNHEPRRNQLRHIRRAIAIYRSLLDGGVVEQLDRPDAEGRIVRLTVDLQSDFALNQPLSTFALASFELLDPESPSYALDMVSVVESTLDDPRQILAAQQNKARGEAVAVMKADGVEYEDRMERLMDVTYPKPLEELLSHAYDVYRKSHPWVGDHPLSPKSVIRDMYERAMTFTEFTSYYDLARTEGIVLRYLAGAYKALDHTVPDDLKSDDFEDLIAWLGEMVRQVDSSLLDEWEQLANPETETAEEAQERADQVKPVTANARAFRVLVRNAMFRRVELAALDKVGELGEMDAEAGWDEDRWGEAMDAYWDEYEDLGTGPDARGPKLLRIEEKPEDGLWRVRQTFADPNGDHDWGISAEVDLAASDEEGRAVVRVMEVGQL from the coding sequence GTGACCCTTATCGATCAGATGCCGAGCAATGCCGATCCCGATGCCCTCTTCGAAGCTTTCTCGACCTGGGCCGAGGAGCGCGGCATCTCGCTGTACCCCGCGCAGGAGGAGGCGCTGATCGAGGTGGTCTCCGGGGCGAATGTGATCTTGTCCACGCCCACCGGCTCGGGCAAGAGCCTCGTCGCGGCCGGTGCGCACTTCACCGCGCTCGCCAACGACCAGGTGACCTTCTACACCGCACCCATCAAGGCTCTCGTCTCGGAGAAGTTCTTCGACCTGTGCAAGCTGTTCGGCACGGAGAACGTCGGCATGCTCACGGGTGACGCCTCGGTCAACGCCGACGCGCCCGTGATCTGCTGCACGGCCGAGGTGCTCGCCTCCATCGCGCTGCGGGACGGCAAGGACGCCGACATCGGCCAGGTCGTCATGGACGAGTTCCACTTCTACGCGGAGCCGGACCGGGGCTGGGCGTGGCAGATCCCGCTGCTGGAGCTGCCGCAGGCGCAGTTCATTCTGATGTCGGCGACGCTCGGTGATGTGTCCCGGTTCGAGGAGGACCTGACCCGGCGCACGGGCCGGCCCACCTCGGTGGTCCGGTCCGCGACCCGGCCGGTGCCGCTGTCCTACGCGTACCGCACGACGCCGCTGACCGAGACGCTGACCGAGCTGCTGCAGACCCGGCAGGCACCGGTGTACATCGTGCACTTCACGCAGGCGGCGGCCGTGGAGCGGGCTCAGGCGCTGATGAGCATCAACATGTGCTCGCGCGAGGAGAAGGACGAGATCGCCAAGCTGATCGGCAATTTCCGCTTCACCACCAAATTCGGCCGGAACCTCTCGCGCTATGTGCGCCACGGTATCGGCGTGCACCACGCGGGGATGCTGCCGAAGTACCGGCGGCTGGTGGAGCGGCTGGCGCAGGCGGGTCTGCTGAAGGTCATCTGCGGTACGGACACGCTCGGCGTCGGGGTCAATGTGCCGATCCGCACCGTGCTGTTCACCGCGCTCACCAAGTACGACGGCCAGCGGGTGCGCACGCTGCGGGCCCGGGAGTTCCACCAGATCGCGGGGCGTGCCGGGCGGGCCGGCTTCGACACGGCCGGCTTCGTCGTGGCGCAGGCTCCCGAGCACGTGGTCGAGAACGAGAAGGCGCTGGCCAAGGCCGGCGACGACCCGAAGAAGCGCCGCAAGGTGGTCCGTAAGAAGGCTCCCGAGGGCTTCGTCAACTGGGGCGAGAACACCTTCGAGAAGCTGATCGTCTCGGAGCCCGAGCAGCTCACCTCGCGCTTCCGGGTCACGCACACGATGCTCCTGTCGGTCATCGCACGGCCCGGCAACGCCTTCGAGGCGATGCGCCGGCTGCTGGAGGACAACCACGAGCCCCGCAGGAATCAGCTGCGGCACATCCGCCGGGCCATCGCGATCTACCGTTCGCTGCTGGACGGCGGTGTCGTCGAGCAGCTCGACAGGCCCGACGCCGAGGGCCGGATCGTGCGTCTGACCGTGGACCTCCAGTCGGATTTCGCGCTCAACCAGCCGCTGTCGACCTTCGCGCTCGCCTCCTTCGAACTTCTCGACCCCGAGTCGCCCTCGTACGCCCTCGACATGGTCTCGGTGGTGGAGTCGACGCTGGACGACCCGCGGCAGATCCTGGCGGCGCAGCAGAACAAGGCGCGCGGCGAAGCGGTCGCCGTGATGAAGGCGGACGGCGTCGAGTACGAGGACCGCATGGAGCGGCTCATGGACGTCACCTATCCCAAGCCCCTGGAAGAGCTGCTGTCCCACGCCTACGACGTCTACCGCAAGAGCCACCCGTGGGTCGGGGACCACCCGCTCTCGCCGAAGTCGGTCATCCGTGACATGTACGAGCGCGCGATGACGTTCACCGAATTCACCTCCTACTACGACCTGGCGCGCACCGAGGGCATCGTGCTGCGCTACCTCGCCGGCGCGTACAAGGCGCTGGACCACACCGTCCCGGACGATCTCAAGTCCGACGACTTCGAGGACCTGATCGCCTGGCTCGGCGAGATGGTGCGCCAGGTCGACTCCAGCCTGCTGGACGAGTGGGAGCAGCTGGCCAACCCCGAGACCGAGACCGCCGAGGAGGCCCAGGAGCGCGCCGACCAGGTCAAGCCGGTCACCGCCAACGCGCGCGCCTTCCGGGTGCTGGTGCGCAACGCGATGTTCCGCCGCGTGGAGCTGGCCGCCCTCGACAAGGTCGGCGAGCTGGGCGAGATGGACGCCGAGGCCGGCTGGGACGAGGACCGCTGGGGCGAGGCCATGGACGCCTACTGGGACGAGTACGAGGACCTGGGCACCGGTCCCGACGCGCGCGGCCCGAAGCTGCTGCGGATCGAGGAGAAGCCGGAGGACGGGCTGTGGCGCGTCCGGCAGACCTTCGCCGACCCCAACGGCGATCATGACTGGGGCATCTCCGCGGAGGTGGACCTCGCCGCCTCGGACGAGGAGGGCCGCGCGGTGGTGCGGGTGATGGAGGTCGGTCAGCTGTAG
- a CDS encoding metal-dependent hydrolase → MMGPAHSLSGAAAWLGVGAAVAGAGHPMPWPVLVAGALICAGAALAPDLDHKSATISRAFGPISRWLCEIIDKLSHTVYKATRTQSDPRRNGGHRTLTHTWLWAVLIGVGASALAMTGGRWAVLGILFVHLVLAVEGLLWRMARTSSDVLVWLLGATSAWILAGILNEPGNGAGWLFTDPGQEYMWLGLPIILGALVHDIGDALTVSGCPILWPIPIGRKRWYPLGPPKAMRFRAGSWVELKVLMPAFMVLGGFGGLGALGYI, encoded by the coding sequence ATGATGGGACCGGCGCACTCGCTTTCCGGAGCCGCCGCCTGGCTGGGAGTGGGCGCCGCGGTGGCCGGGGCCGGCCACCCGATGCCCTGGCCGGTGCTCGTCGCCGGTGCGCTGATCTGCGCGGGTGCGGCGCTCGCCCCCGACCTCGACCACAAATCGGCCACGATATCCCGTGCGTTCGGTCCGATCTCGCGCTGGCTCTGCGAGATCATCGACAAGCTCTCGCACACCGTCTACAAGGCCACCAGGACACAGAGCGACCCCCGTCGCAACGGCGGCCATCGCACCCTCACCCACACCTGGCTGTGGGCGGTGCTGATAGGGGTCGGCGCCTCGGCGCTGGCCATGACCGGTGGCCGCTGGGCCGTGCTCGGCATCCTCTTCGTCCACCTGGTCCTCGCCGTCGAGGGGCTGCTGTGGCGGATGGCCCGGACCTCCAGCGACGTCCTGGTCTGGCTGCTCGGCGCGACCAGCGCGTGGATCCTCGCCGGGATTCTCAACGAGCCGGGCAACGGCGCCGGCTGGCTCTTCACCGATCCGGGCCAGGAGTACATGTGGCTCGGCCTGCCGATAATCCTCGGCGCGCTCGTGCACGACATCGGGGACGCGCTCACCGTCTCGGGATGCCCGATCCTGTGGCCCATCCCCATAGGCCGCAAGCGCTGGTACCCGCTCGGCCCGCCGAAGGCCATGCGCTTCCGGGCCGGCAGCTGGGTGGAGTTGAAGGTACTCATGCCCGCCTTCATGGTGCTCGGCGGGTTCGGTGGGCTCGGCGCCCTCGGATACATCTGA
- a CDS encoding ABC transporter ATP-binding protein has translation MIGVAPPAHDPAAPESATTLPVGRPATVRAYVSGLLRRHRTAFVLLVSVNAIAVIASMVGPYLLGGLVEDLSSGKDDLHLGRVIALFAVALAVQTLFVRMVRLRGAVLGERMLADLREDFLVRSVALPPSVLERAGTGDLLSRITTDIDRLANAMREAVPQLAVGFVWVALLLGALTLTAPPLALCVLIALPLLLVGCRWYFRRAPAAYRSEAAGYAAVAASLAETVDAGRTIEAHRLGQRRVALSDQRISEWTQWERYTLWLRSVLFPVINVTHALLFGSVLIIGGVFVLEGWISVGQLTTGALFAQMLIDPIGLILRWYDELQVAQVSLARLVGVREIEPEEADERVSPVGRDVKADEVRFGYSAGQDVLHGVSLDVPHGSRVALVGPSGAGKSTLGRLLAGIYAPRSGAVTLGGAELARMPTERVRRHVALVNQEHHVFVGSLRDNLLLARTTAEDGELWAALGAVDADGWARALEEGLDTEVGSGGATLTPAQAQQIALARLVLADPHTLVLDEATSLLDPRAARHLERSLAKVLEGRTVVAIAHRLHTAHDADVIAVTEDGRISELGSHDELVAADGAYAALWRSWHQ, from the coding sequence ATGATCGGCGTGGCGCCACCGGCGCACGACCCGGCCGCACCGGAGTCGGCGACGACTTTGCCGGTCGGCAGGCCCGCGACGGTGCGGGCGTATGTGAGCGGCCTGCTCCGCAGGCATCGGACGGCGTTCGTCCTGTTGGTGTCGGTCAACGCGATCGCCGTGATCGCCTCCATGGTCGGCCCGTACCTGTTGGGCGGGCTGGTGGAGGACCTGTCGTCGGGCAAGGACGATCTCCATTTGGGCCGCGTCATCGCGCTCTTCGCGGTCGCGCTGGCCGTACAGACGCTGTTCGTACGCATGGTGCGGTTGCGTGGGGCGGTGCTGGGCGAGCGGATGCTTGCGGATCTGCGCGAGGACTTTCTGGTGCGGTCGGTGGCGCTGCCGCCGAGCGTGCTGGAGCGGGCCGGGACCGGGGACCTGCTGTCGCGGATCACCACCGACATCGACCGGCTCGCCAACGCCATGCGCGAGGCGGTGCCCCAGCTGGCGGTGGGCTTCGTATGGGTCGCGTTGCTGTTGGGCGCGCTGACCTTGACCGCGCCGCCGCTGGCGCTGTGCGTGCTGATCGCGCTGCCGTTGCTGCTCGTCGGCTGCCGCTGGTACTTCCGGCGGGCTCCCGCTGCCTACCGTTCCGAGGCCGCGGGGTACGCCGCGGTCGCGGCGTCCCTCGCGGAGACCGTGGACGCGGGGCGGACCATCGAGGCCCACCGGCTCGGGCAGCGTCGGGTCGCACTCTCCGACCAACGGATTTCCGAGTGGACGCAATGGGAGCGCTACACCCTGTGGCTGCGCTCGGTCCTCTTTCCGGTGATCAATGTGACGCACGCCCTGCTGTTCGGCTCGGTGCTGATCATCGGCGGCGTCTTCGTCCTGGAGGGCTGGATCTCGGTCGGCCAGCTGACGACGGGAGCGCTCTTCGCCCAGATGCTCATCGATCCGATCGGACTGATCCTGCGCTGGTACGACGAGCTGCAGGTCGCCCAGGTGTCGCTGGCGCGGCTGGTGGGGGTGCGGGAGATCGAACCGGAGGAGGCAGACGAGCGGGTGAGCCCGGTGGGCCGGGACGTCAAGGCGGACGAGGTCCGCTTCGGCTACTCGGCGGGCCAGGACGTCCTGCACGGGGTGTCCCTCGATGTCCCGCATGGCAGCCGGGTGGCGCTGGTCGGGCCGTCCGGCGCCGGCAAGTCGACCCTGGGCCGGCTGCTGGCGGGGATCTACGCACCGCGCTCCGGCGCGGTGACCCTCGGCGGCGCCGAACTGGCGCGGATGCCCACGGAGCGGGTGCGCAGGCACGTGGCGCTGGTCAACCAGGAGCACCACGTCTTCGTGGGCTCGCTGCGCGACAATCTGCTGCTGGCCCGTACGACGGCCGAGGACGGCGAGCTGTGGGCGGCGCTCGGCGCGGTGGACGCCGACGGCTGGGCGCGGGCACTGGAGGAGGGGCTCGACACGGAGGTCGGGTCGGGCGGTGCGACGCTCACCCCGGCCCAGGCGCAGCAGATCGCGCTGGCCCGGCTGGTCCTCGCCGATCCGCACACCCTGGTGCTGGACGAGGCGACTTCGCTGCTGGATCCGCGCGCGGCCCGGCACCTGGAGCGGTCGCTGGCGAAGGTGCTCGAAGGCCGGACGGTCGTGGCCATCGCCCACCGGTTGCACACCGCGCACGACGCGGATGTGATCGCGGTGACGGAGGACGGCCGGATCAGCGAGCTGGGCAGCCACGACGAGCTGGTCGCGGCCGATGGCGCGTACGCGGCGCTGTGGCGGTCCTGGCACCAGTAG